A DNA window from Rhinoderma darwinii isolate aRhiDar2 unplaced genomic scaffold, aRhiDar2.hap1 Scaffold_83, whole genome shotgun sequence contains the following coding sequences:
- the LOC142731590 gene encoding uncharacterized protein LOC142731590, whose product MKIMNRKHQTFCVDTNQELRNALDTWNLVEEDVLGACVPYFIQEKVAEDLLTYTDVFQKAILSSLLPSQYNAAMCRFFIRVIQYRGDAAHYLKEYIINVLCEHLKVEYMKGQYYSYAMTKKVIVWLSILHLEAVVGELRYNIIYEDFNAAIVDTLTEVTSLCATVIMPHILDMLPVLGQVVKNAPDQLSKETLCYAIRRLCGSIQEYIAKGGSCKVQLMKAISNMKANISTWLPDVHAELQDSTKVALEFFTVPESSENQPTEPVNDELQTLPHAELLEKYREQVAAENKELEDTEKQRIGMNMLVTSLVSGRKKTKDFLQFLLNALKNADPKAKMTAAMFFNEALKHPRLIKQKYQECAIQHLLKIIEEDDNILCSIAMEALGNATTGATRLVESYKNKIIAHMEFRLSKTSSIKIIMAALRALSSIIRRLKLSVLSRQFIKISREHMDYPDGEVQIAAINLLRDLTESCRLLLFGYFTDKVRSCIPTLLLKLHSDNQEIVAASTSSLQSCLSYIKGANIRGFFRTEISPNINDLKSIYSCLAHNHPKLMKTVHLQIPSYLVNSEDKEAVVKHVEFLKDAINHDHVRPGLI is encoded by the coding sequence atgaagatcatgaatagaaaacatcagacattctgtgtggacacaaatcaagagctcagaaatgctttggacacctggaatttggtggaagaagacgtcttaggagcctgtgtcccttatttcatccaggagaaggtggctgaagatctcctcacttatacggatgtgtttcagaaagccattctgagtagcctgttaccatctcaatacaacgccgccatgtgccgcttcttcatcagagtcattcagtacagaggagacgcggcacactacctgaaggaatatataatcaatgtgctatgtgagcacttgaaggtggagtacatgaagggacaatactattcctacgccatgactaagaaggttattgtctggctgagcatcctccatcttgaagcggtggtcggggaactgagatacaacatcatttatgaggatttcaatgctgccattgtcgacactttgacagaagtgacatctctgtgtgccacagtcatcatgccacacatcttggacatgctgccagtgctgggccaagtggtcaaaaatgctcctgaccaactatctaaggagacgttgtgctatgctataagacgtttatgcggcagcatccaagaatatattgcgaagggtggcagctgcaaagtgcaacttatgaaggccataagcaacatgaaggccaacatttccacctggttgcctgatgtccatgctgagcttcaagactccaccaaagttgccctggaattctttactgtacccgaatcatcggagaaccagccgaccgagccagtcaatgacgagttacagacccttcctcacgcggagctcctagaaaagtacagggagcaagttgcggcggagaataaggaactggaagatacagagaagcagcgtattgggatgaacatgcttgtgacatctctggtatctggcaggaaaaaaacaaaagatttccttcagtttctgctcaatgccctgaagaatgcggacccaaaggccaaaatgacagcagctatgttcttcaatgaggctttgaagcatccaagacttataaagcagaaataccaggagtgcgcaatccaacatctgctgaagatcatagaagaggacgataacatcttgtgcagtatcgccatggaggcactggggaatgccaccaccggagctacaagactggtggagagctacaagaataagatcattgcccacatggagtttagactatcaaaaaccagcagcatcaagatcatcatggcggcactgagggcgctgtcctccattatcagacgcctgaagctttctgtcctcagtagacaattcattaaaatatcccgggagcatatggactatccggatggagaagtccagattgcggccataaacctgttaagggatctgacagagagctgccgccttctgctatttggatattttacagacaaagtcaggagctgtataccaactttactcctgaaattacatagtgacaaccaggagatagtagcagccagtacttcatctctgcagagctgcctctcctacatcaaaggagccaacattcggggatttttccggacggaaatctctccaaacatcaatgacctgaaatccatctacagctgtctggctcataaccacccaaaattgatgaagaccgtgcacctccagatcccaagctatctggtcaactcagaggacaaggaggctgtagtcaaacatgttgaatttcttaaagatgccatcaaccatgatcatgtaagacctggacttatatag